Below is a genomic region from Parageobacillus toebii NBRC 107807.
AGACATTCCGGTATTAAGTGATATTCCGGTGATCGGGCCGCTCTTTTTCTCCAATATGTACATTCCATCATATTTGGCGATTATTTTGGCGTTTGTCGTATGGTATGTCATTTACAAAACGCCGTTTGGCCTTCGTCTTCGTGCAGTCGGTGAACATCCGATGGCAGCGGATACGATGGGAATTAATGTGACGAAAATGCGCTATATTGCCGTTATGATCAGCGGAGCGTTAGGTGGGCTTGGCGGTGCGGTGTATGCGATGATCATTTCGCGCGATTTCAGCCATGCGACGATTTCCGGGCACGGCTTTATGGCGCTTGCAGCGATGATTTTCGGAAAATGGCATCCGATTGGGGCGATGGGAGCGGCGTTGTTCTTTGGTTTGGCACAAAGTTTAAGTATAGTTGGAAAAACGCTTCCATTTTTAAAAGATGTACCGACGGTTTATTTGCTGATTGCTCCATATGTGCTAACGATTTTAGCGCTTGCCGGCTTTATCGGGCGCGCGGAAGCACCGAAAGCTTTAGGTACGCCTTATATTAAAGGAAAACGGTAAAAGACGTAATGAAAATCGTGAAAAAAGAACTCGATCGTAAAGTTCGAGTTCTTTTTTGCTTTTATTTGCATTTTATGTTTTGTGAAAGGTATATTGTTGATATGATGAACACAACAATAAAAATATCGATAAGTTTACAAAGGAGGAGTTCGATTGATCAATGAAAAAATAACGACAATCCAAAACATGAACGTCCATACGATTCCGACCGATAAATATAAAACAAATACACTTGTATGGAAAATGAAAGCACCGCTTACAAAAGAAACGGTTACGTTACGCGCGCTTTTGCCGTATGTGCTTCAAAGCGGCACGGCGGAGTACCCAAGTGTAAAACAATTGCGCACATATTTAGATGAACTGTATGGCGCAACATTAAATGTGGATTTATCGAAAAAAGGCGAAAGCCATATTATTACGATTCGAATCGATGTGGCAAACGAAGTGTTTTTACAAGAGAAAATTCCGCTTCTTCGCAAAGCGCTCAAGCTGTTAAGCGATGTTGTTCTTCGTCCTGCTTTGCAAGACGGCCGGTTTGTCGATCACATTGTCGCACAAGAAAAGCGAGCGCTTAAGCAGCGTATTCAAGCCGTGTACGACGATAAAATGCGGTATGCCAACTTGCGGCTTATTCAGGAAATGTGCAAAGGAGAACCGTATGCCCTGCACGCGAATGGCGAGCTAGACGATGTGGATCGCATTACTGCAGAGCAGCTGTTTCAATATTATAAAAAAACGCTGGAAGAAGATGAAATCGATTTATACGTCATCGGTGATGTACAAGAAGAGACCGTATTGGAAGCAGTTGCATCGCATTTTTTACTGCCAAACCGCACGGTTCGCGCATCTGTGAAAGAAACAGTTTCAACTAAAACGCGCGATAAAGTAAATGAAGTGATCGAAAAACAAGATGTCAAACAAGGAAAATTGAACATCGGTTATCGGACGAACGTCACGTATGAAGACGATGACTATTACGCTCTCCAAATGTTTAATGGCATTTTTGGCGGTTTTTCTCATTCGAAATTGTTTATCAATGTTCGTGAAAAAGCAAGCTTAGCGTATTACGCGGCTTCGCGTTTAGAAAGCCATAAAGGGTTATTAATGGTGATGTCCGGCATCGAACCGTCCAATTATCAAAAAGCGTTGCAAATTATTGAAAAACAAATGGAAGCGATGAAAAACGGCGATTTTACCGATGAAGAAATCACGCAAACAAAAGCGGTTATTCGCAATCAATTGTTAGAAACGATTGATACGCCGCGCGGATTGGTGGAAGTGCTTTACCATAACGTTGTCTCAAAGCGGAAACGGCCAATTGAAGAATGGCTATCAGGTGCAGATCGCGTATCGCGGGAGGAAATCGTGCGCGTTGCGGGCAAGGTCGAGCTCGACACGATTTACTTCCTGACCGGAATGGAGGGAGCGGAATAATTATGGAGAAAATTGTATACGAACAGCTGCAAGAACAACTGTTTTATGAAAAAATGGAAAATGGTTTAGATGTGTACATTTTGCCAAAAAAGGGGTTTCATAAAACGTACGCAACGTTTACGACCAAATATGGATCGGTCGACAATCAATTCGTTCCGCTCGGAAAGACCGAGATGAAGCAGGTGCCGGATGGAATCGCTCACTTTTTAGAGCATAAACTGTTTGAAAAAGAAGATGGCGATGTGTTCCAGCAGTTCAGTAAACAAGGAGCATCCGCAAACGCCTTCACCACGTTTACGCGTACGGCCTACTTGTTTTCGAGTACAGCAAATGTGGAAAAAAATTTAGAAACGCTCATCGATTTTGTGCAAAGCCCATATTTTTCCGATCAAACGGTAGAAAAAGAAAAAGGAATTATCGGCCAAGAAATTCGCATGTATGATGACAATCCGGACTGGCGCGTTTATTTCGGCGTCATTGAAAGCTTGTATCAAAACCATCCGGTGAAAATTGATATTGCCGGTACGGTTGAATCCATTTCTCATATTACGAAAGAATTGTTATATGAATGTTACGAAACGTTTTACCATCCGAGCAATATGCTGCTTTTTATCGTCGGGCCGGTCGATGAACAAAAAATAATGCAGCAAATTCGCGATAACCAAGCAAAAAAATCGTTTCCGCAAGCTAGTGAGATTCAGCGCTTTGTGTACGATGAACCGAAAGAGAGAGCGGAAGAAAAGAAAGTCATTCCGATGCACGTGCAAACGAGTAAATGTCTTGTCGGAATCAAGGCGCCAACTGTTCACCCAGCCGGCAAAGAAAAATTAATTCATGAGTTAGCGTTCAATGTTTTGTTAGATTATTTATTCGGAAAAAGTTCGCCGCATTATGAACGGTTGTATCAGCTTGGGCTTATTGATGAAACATTTATGTACGATTATACAGAAGAGCGGGAATTTGGCTTTGCCATGGTCGGCGGGGATACGAGCGATCCAGATCGGCTTAGCGAAGAAGTGAAACAAATATTGTTGTCCTTTTCCGGTGATTCCATGACAGAATCAGAATTAGAGAGAGTGAAAAAGAAAAAAATCGGTGCGTTTTTACGCTCGCTTAACTCTCCAGAATATATCGCCAACCAGTTTACGCGATACGCATTTAACGAAGTAAGCTTGTTTGATGTTATTCCAGTATTACAATCATTAACGATCGAACAGATGGATCAAATTGCAAAACAATGTTTCCGCGAATCCCAAATTGCGGTA
It encodes:
- the yfmH gene encoding EF-P 5-aminopentanol modification-associated protein YfmH, producing the protein MEKIVYEQLQEQLFYEKMENGLDVYILPKKGFHKTYATFTTKYGSVDNQFVPLGKTEMKQVPDGIAHFLEHKLFEKEDGDVFQQFSKQGASANAFTTFTRTAYLFSSTANVEKNLETLIDFVQSPYFSDQTVEKEKGIIGQEIRMYDDNPDWRVYFGVIESLYQNHPVKIDIAGTVESISHITKELLYECYETFYHPSNMLLFIVGPVDEQKIMQQIRDNQAKKSFPQASEIQRFVYDEPKERAEEKKVIPMHVQTSKCLVGIKAPTVHPAGKEKLIHELAFNVLLDYLFGKSSPHYERLYQLGLIDETFMYDYTEEREFGFAMVGGDTSDPDRLSEEVKQILLSFSGDSMTESELERVKKKKIGAFLRSLNSPEYIANQFTRYAFNEVSLFDVIPVLQSLTIEQMDQIAKQCFRESQIAVCQVVPKERK
- a CDS encoding ABC transporter permease, whose product is MSVYEVLQVIIPSAIFFAAPLIFTALGGVFSERSGVVNIGLEGLMTIGAFIGIVFNLTFADKFGALTPWLALLVAMVVGTIFSLFHAVASISFRADQVVSGVAINFLALGLSLFLVKKIYGKGQTDQIQVGFDKIDIPVLSDIPVIGPLFFSNMYIPSYLAIILAFVVWYVIYKTPFGLRLRAVGEHPMAADTMGINVTKMRYIAVMISGALGGLGGAVYAMIISRDFSHATISGHGFMALAAMIFGKWHPIGAMGAALFFGLAQSLSIVGKTLPFLKDVPTVYLLIAPYVLTILALAGFIGRAEAPKALGTPYIKGKR
- the yfmF gene encoding EF-P 5-aminopentanol modification-associated protein YfmF, which encodes MINEKITTIQNMNVHTIPTDKYKTNTLVWKMKAPLTKETVTLRALLPYVLQSGTAEYPSVKQLRTYLDELYGATLNVDLSKKGESHIITIRIDVANEVFLQEKIPLLRKALKLLSDVVLRPALQDGRFVDHIVAQEKRALKQRIQAVYDDKMRYANLRLIQEMCKGEPYALHANGELDDVDRITAEQLFQYYKKTLEEDEIDLYVIGDVQEETVLEAVASHFLLPNRTVRASVKETVSTKTRDKVNEVIEKQDVKQGKLNIGYRTNVTYEDDDYYALQMFNGIFGGFSHSKLFINVREKASLAYYAASRLESHKGLLMVMSGIEPSNYQKALQIIEKQMEAMKNGDFTDEEITQTKAVIRNQLLETIDTPRGLVEVLYHNVVSKRKRPIEEWLSGADRVSREEIVRVAGKVELDTIYFLTGMEGAE